A single Clostridium sp. AN503 DNA region contains:
- a CDS encoding glycosyltransferase family 2 protein, with protein MAIISIIIPVYNTEKYLEKCINSILHQKFTDFELILVDDGSTDSSGAICDYYEQLDTRIKCVHTTNQGQSAARNYGFQFSTGKYIGYVDSDDYISPLLFETLYNNITVYNCDLSICGIALEYSDKTVYSEFPNGEFPQILSQKDALIGVCKDNGFGVYPCNKLFKRELIAKYPFEEGHIYEDARIIVPMLLEENIRVVFSPESYYFYVQRQSSSMHQTFNESNLEYITVWIQNRELVVKKYPELKPYYDKRVYNNCFKLLDKIYLDACNYSAAEQKIVNILTQNPMSILKNHLMTYHQRIMINVIRCYYPLYRWYRKTLLFLKFRGKHND; from the coding sequence ATGGCTATTATCAGCATTATTATTCCAGTATACAATACAGAAAAATATTTAGAAAAATGCATTAATAGTATTTTACATCAAAAATTTACTGATTTTGAACTAATTTTAGTAGATGATGGTTCTACGGACAGTAGCGGTGCTATTTGTGACTATTATGAACAGCTTGATACTAGAATAAAATGTGTTCACACAACTAATCAAGGGCAGTCTGCTGCTCGAAATTATGGTTTTCAGTTTTCTACCGGAAAATATATAGGATATGTAGACAGCGATGATTATATCTCTCCTCTATTGTTTGAAACTTTATATAACAATATTACAGTGTATAATTGCGATTTGTCAATTTGTGGTATTGCTTTGGAATATTCAGATAAGACTGTTTATTCAGAATTCCCTAATGGGGAATTCCCCCAAATTTTATCGCAAAAAGATGCATTGATAGGCGTATGCAAAGACAATGGTTTTGGCGTATATCCATGTAATAAGCTATTTAAACGTGAATTGATAGCAAAATATCCTTTTGAAGAAGGACATATATATGAAGATGCGCGAATAATAGTTCCTATGTTACTAGAAGAAAACATACGCGTTGTTTTTTCTCCCGAATCTTATTATTTTTATGTTCAAAGGCAAAGCAGTAGTATGCATCAGACATTTAATGAAAGTAATTTAGAATATATTACTGTTTGGATTCAGAATAGAGAACTAGTTGTAAAAAAGTATCCCGAGCTAAAACCTTATTATGATAAACGCGTATATAATAATTGTTTTAAATTGTTAGATAAAATTTATTTAGATGCATGCAATTATTCGGCGGCGGAACAAAAAATTGTTAATATTTTAACTCAAAACCCAATGTCAATTTTAAAAAATCATCTTATGACATATCACCAGCGGATAATGATTAATGTGATTAGGTGTTACTATCCACTATATAGATGGTATCGAAAAACTTTACTATTTTTAAAGTTCAGGGGAAAACATAATGATTAG
- a CDS encoding O-antigen ligase family protein, with translation MIRNKISFEQVFFILQVFYVVLGIVCIVPFLREDLNFLYKYCLLIGLLCVFYYIVCKQRLNLTVNIFSVLIFSFVSILFIITLAHLYENGFLRNLKVSLYTIFQFYFIALISRQTSYSKAVSRLHILNMIIIFTITIISFLSLYVYFFNINGEYLIFKNTEFEFKYYYGVAFNGRLTGITSNPNDLGILSTIGIAVGILEYRNKKSTKKIYYIFTFIINYLAFLMTNSRGAEISLLAFLVFYMTFSFKSLKLRKVYKSGYILSFLLSLILALLLFASFNPARKMIGYLPRVQTSQANSSESNTIQSIAYTNLIRNTENEKSGGGRVELWHIAKDIVKDHPLVGVSVPKEAAIYYAPHLKNDRGVQSGSFHNIIIQTMVMYGLPGAIMLLLLMAILGFHGITYIKKNRHCQYTKYLISVTAILFMLVINNMVEANILYTTNHMNAIFFIYFGFFLFFINFNYKGNNINADDTYSEFNS, from the coding sequence ATGATTAGAAACAAAATATCTTTTGAACAAGTGTTTTTTATATTACAAGTGTTTTATGTTGTACTTGGAATTGTATGCATTGTGCCTTTTTTAAGAGAAGATTTGAATTTCCTTTATAAATATTGTTTACTTATAGGGCTTTTATGTGTATTTTATTATATTGTTTGCAAGCAGAGACTGAATTTGACAGTAAATATTTTTTCTGTCTTAATTTTTTCATTTGTTTCGATACTCTTTATAATTACTTTAGCCCATTTATATGAAAATGGTTTTTTGAGAAATTTAAAAGTTTCTCTATATACTATTTTTCAATTTTACTTTATTGCACTTATTAGTAGACAAACTTCCTATTCAAAAGCAGTTTCCCGGCTACATATTTTGAATATGATAATTATTTTTACGATAACTATTATATCTTTTTTGAGCCTATATGTTTACTTTTTTAATATTAATGGGGAGTATCTTATTTTTAAGAACACAGAGTTCGAGTTTAAATATTATTATGGTGTCGCATTTAATGGGCGTTTAACCGGTATAACATCTAATCCCAATGATTTGGGTATTTTATCCACCATTGGTATAGCCGTAGGAATATTGGAATATAGGAATAAAAAATCAACAAAAAAAATATACTATATTTTTACCTTTATTATTAATTATTTAGCTTTCTTAATGACAAATTCAAGAGGAGCTGAGATTTCTCTTTTAGCATTTCTGGTCTTTTACATGACTTTTTCATTTAAAAGCCTTAAATTAAGAAAAGTATACAAAAGTGGTTACATTTTATCATTTCTACTTAGCTTAATTTTGGCTTTATTATTATTCGCATCATTTAATCCTGCCAGAAAGATGATAGGGTATTTGCCACGAGTGCAAACTTCACAAGCAAATAGCTCTGAATCAAATACTATTCAATCAATAGCTTACACCAATCTTATACGCAATACAGAAAATGAAAAAAGTGGAGGAGGACGTGTTGAATTATGGCATATTGCTAAAGACATTGTCAAAGATCACCCATTAGTAGGGGTAAGCGTTCCAAAAGAAGCGGCTATATATTATGCACCTCATTTAAAAAATGATAGAGGTGTTCAAAGTGGAAGCTTTCATAATATAATCATTCAAACAATGGTAATGTATGGATTACCCGGCGCTATAATGCTTTTGCTTCTTATGGCTATTCTAGGTTTTCACGGAATTACGTATATTAAAAAAAATCGGCATTGCCAATATACTAAATATTTGATTTCTGTAACGGCCATATTGTTTATGTTAGTAATAAACAATATGGTTGAAGCCAATATACTTTACACGACAAACCATATGAATGCTATTTTTTTTATTTATTTTGGGTTTTTTCTATTTTTTATCAATTTTAACTATAAAGGTAATAATATAAATGCAGATGACACGTACTCAGAATTCAATTCGTAA
- a CDS encoding LicD family protein, whose protein sequence is MYDLTRNDLDELHSSLLNMMKTLDDFCRTKNISYFMLGGTALGAIRHQGFIPWDDDMDIGMPQDDYKKFLDSTINGIGDEYIVRNYENDKTCPYAFTRLEDKRTTYLELDRDNEHYIGGAYIDIFPLVGASNSYFKRRLQEIHLLLWKKILFAKVASPASKKRPFYKKAFMMFARHTFSVGFIIKKIHKIIFHYPYNGSNYASNILGHWGLKEVIPKTDFLPPKEYIFEGQKFWGPQNATNYLNSLYGKDYMTPPPEELRKGHHYAHYFNLNLPYEQYNPDIHKQKI, encoded by the coding sequence ATGTATGATTTAACAAGAAATGATCTTGATGAACTTCACTCGTCGCTCTTAAATATGATGAAAACATTAGATGATTTTTGTCGAACTAAGAATATCTCATATTTCATGTTAGGAGGAACAGCACTTGGGGCTATAAGACACCAAGGTTTTATTCCTTGGGATGACGATATGGATATCGGAATGCCTCAAGACGACTATAAAAAATTTCTAGATTCAACTATTAATGGGATAGGTGATGAGTATATTGTTCGAAATTATGAAAATGATAAAACATGTCCATATGCTTTTACAAGACTAGAGGATAAAAGAACCACATATCTTGAATTGGATCGAGACAATGAGCATTATATTGGTGGAGCATATATTGATATATTCCCCTTAGTTGGGGCTTCAAATTCGTATTTTAAAAGACGCTTACAAGAAATTCATTTATTGTTATGGAAAAAAATTTTGTTTGCTAAGGTTGCCAGCCCTGCATCAAAGAAACGTCCTTTTTACAAAAAGGCATTTATGATGTTTGCTCGTCATACATTTTCCGTAGGATTTATAATTAAAAAAATACATAAAATAATTTTTCACTATCCATATAATGGGAGCAATTATGCGTCAAATATTTTAGGTCATTGGGGTCTTAAAGAAGTTATTCCTAAAACAGATTTTCTCCCTCCAAAAGAATATATATTTGAAGGGCAAAAGTTTTGGGGACCCCAAAATGCAACTAATTATCTTAACTCACTTTATGGAAAAGATTACATGACACCTCCGCCGGAGGAATTAAGAAAAGGTCATCATTATGCACATTACTTTAATTTAAACTTGCCTTACGAACAATATAACCCTGATATACATAAACAGAAGATATGA